The genomic interval CTGGCCCTTCTCCAGGTCGCCAATCACCTGCGACATCATGTCGGAGGTCTTGCCCGTCTTGCCCGTCTCCGTCTTGGCGGCCACGGGCTCCGCGGCCTTGGCGGACACCGGCTGGGTGGCGGCGGCGTTCACCTTGTTGAGCGCGGCCTTCTCCGTCTTGTTGACGGTCTCCACCTGCCGCACGGCGTCCGTCTTCTGGGTCGCCTGGGCCTTGTTCACACCCTGGGTCGCGTCCACCTGACCGGCGCCCTGCGCCTTGTCAGCGAGAACTCCGTCGAACTTCGACACGCCCTGCTTGTTCGTCTGCTGGACGCTCTGATCCTGCAGCTTTTGCTGAGCCACCTGCGCCGCGGAGACGCCCGCCATCGGACCCGCCATGTGACAGCCTCCTTGCATCCGTCGAGGTGGGAGGAAGTTCCTCCTCCTCGTTCAAGAGTTCCTTGAGGCGGTCGATGGCCCGCGCATGAAGCCGCGAAGCCCAACTCTTCGACTGCCCGATTTCCGCCCCGGCATCTTCCAGCGTCCTGCCCTGGAAGTAATACCCCTGAAGGAGCTTGCGTTCCTTCTCAGGGAGCTTCTCGATCGCCGCCCGCACCCGCGTCTTCAGCTGCTCCAGCTCCAACCGGACATCCGCCGGAAGGGACTCGTCGGTGTACCCCGCACTGTCCGCCCCCTCCAGACTGGAGGCGAACACCATCGCCAACCCCTGCACCGCATCCGAGATGTCACTGACATCATCGTCGAATGAGCTGCCGCGGTTGCTTGAACCCGACTCGCGGTCCGACAAATTGCCCAGATACGCCGCCGCCCGCTCTCCCACGAACGCGTTGCGCGCGTCCGACCCACGCAACACCCCCATCTTCCTCAGGCCGTCGAAGATGGCGCCCTTGATGCGGTAGTGCGCGAAGGTCAGGAAGTTGGCGCCCACCTTCGGGTCGAACCGCTCCGCCGCTTCCAAGAGACCTATCTGTCCGTACGCCACCAGTTCGTCCAGCTCCAGCTGGGCGTTGAACTGCTTGCGCACGGTCGCCGCGAGGGACCGAACGTAGGGGCCGTACTTGGTGAGAATGGCCTTTCTGTCTTCGCCCAGTGGCAAGCGCTGCTCACTCGGCCTTGGACCACAGCCGCTCGAGTACCTGGTTCAGCCTCGGGTCATCCTGCAAGGCGTCCGCGATCTTCGTGGTGAGGGAGGAGGACTTCATGCGCAGCTTCTCCTTCAAGACTTCGGCGACCAACGCCCGGGTCGCCTCTTCCTTGCTCTTGAAGCCCCCATTCTTCAGCCCGCGCGCAATGGCCTTCGCCTGCGCGGCGACTGGATCCGCGGCCTGGGGGCCCTGGACGTTGCTGGAGCCTACCAGACCCGAGACGCCCACCAGCGATTCCGACTTGTCCACCCGGGCGCCAAAGCCCGCGCCCCCCGTGGGGCCCGCGGACGACGCCCCCTTCGCACCACCGGCGCGCCCCTTCCCGCCTCCTCGTCCAACGCCACCGACAGCCATGGGTGAACCTCTCCTCCTGCCCCTACTTCTTCGCGGGAGGCAGGACTCCCGCTTCCTTCGCCTGGATGAGCGCCTGCGCCAGACGGGCCCCGTCACCTTCGGGCTCCAGGTCGATGGCGGCCTTGAGCTCCTTGAGGGCCTCCGGGACCTTGCCCAGGAACAGGAGCGCCTCGCCCACATGGGCCCGAGGCAGCGAAGCCTGCGGCGCGAGCCGCTGCGCGGAGCGGTACGCCTGCAGCGCCTTGTCGTGCCGGCCCTGCGCGAACTCCACCGCGCCCAGCCCCAGCTGCGGCACCTCGCTCTTGGGCATCAGCGCCGCGGCACCGGAGAAGATCTCCTTCGCCTTGTCGAACTGCCCCATGTCCAACCACAGGTAGCCGGCCTCCAGCAACACCATGGCCTGCTGGCGCCCGAGGGGAACCAGGCTGTTCGAGATCTCCGAGACGCTCTCCGCCATGGACTTCGCTCTTCCTTTCCGCGCCCGGCGTGGAGGGAAGCGGCGCCGCCTCCCTCCCCTCCGGGCTCGCGCCCGCCTGGCCCCGAGGGCTTAGCGGACGTTGCTGATGGAGTTCTTGATGCAATCGTGCCGCGACTTCATCACGTTGGAAATCGCCGTGAACGTCTGCGACTCCTGCTGGATGGCCGCCTGCAGGTTCAGCAGCTTCGAGTTCTCCGCCGCCATCTGGTTCAGCGAGAAGTTGCCGTTGACGCTGTCCGCCGCGCTGCCGTTGGGGCTGACGGGGTTGCCGCCCATGCCGGCCACGTTGCCGCCCAGGCCCCCCGTGATGCCGCCCAGGCCCACGCTGGCGCCGCCCACGGAGGGAGCCACGCCGCCGCCACCGCCCACCGCGGTGCTCATCACGCCCGCGTACGGCGCGCTGCCCGAGCCGCTGGAGTTGGACAGGGTGTGAACCGAGGAGACGGCCGCGGACACAATCTGCCCGCCAGGAATCATGCCCGCCACCGCGCCGACGCCCGTGCCCACGGCGCCCGCGGCGCTGTTCAGGCCGTTCTGCAGACGGGCGCCGAAGCCCGTCTCAGGGGTCTGCCGCGCCGTCGTGACGTGGGTCGAGAGCCGGACGTTGCTGGGGCCCTTCATGCTGCCCATCATGTTGTCGATCTTCGCCATTTCGTCCTCCAGGCGCTGCGAGAAGTTGACAGAGCTTCTGGATGATCCAGTGCTCTTTCCCTCATTATCGGTCCACCGCTCCGCCAGTTGCCTACCTCGGGCGAAAAATCGCGACGTCCGGGAGAAACCCCGTCATTTCCGCCCCTTGGCTCCCTTGGCCTCGGCGATCAGCCGCTCGCGGGTCTCCACCAGCACCTCCAGGAGCTGCTCGGCGTGGGCCACGGCGGTCTGGACCTTCTTGCCCACCTCCACCTTGGGGCCCTTGAGGACCGTCAGGCCCTCCTTCACCGGGTTGAACAGGGCCCGGACGTCCTCGGCGGGGGTCGCCTCGAGGAGCGACTCGATTGCGGGGTACGAGGGCGCGGGAAGCTCCTGTGCCGGAGCGGCGGCGGACGGCTTGCTGGAGGGGGGCATCTCGGAGGGGGTCTCCTGTCGGGTCAGCGGCCGGAGGGCCGATGGACGCTTGCCCGGGCACGCTAGGGGAAAAGCCCGCCCGCCATCAAGCCGCCTGCTGCCTGCCCTGGCCCCCGCCCTACCGGCAGGAGAGGGAACGGGCACGTGGCAACCCTGCTCCCCCTGCCCTGTCCGCCTTGGCCTGCGCACCTAGCTTGTGGAACAGCGGAGGGACACCGCACCACGCACCCCTCCGTCGCACTCACACAGGAGACTCTCCCATGAAGAAGCTCGTTGGGATTTGCGCGGCGCTGGCTCTGCTGGGGACTGGTACGGCTCTGGCGAAGGATGACCCGAACAAGCAGCACCAGGGCAGCTCCGCCCAAGGTGGCTCGGGCAGCATGCAGCAGGACACCTCCATGGGTGGCTCCGGGTCCACCATGGGCTCCAGCTCCACCATGGGCTCCAACTCCGCCATGGGGCAGAAGGAGCTGAGCGGCAAGGTGGTGAAGGCCGAGAGCAGCAAGGTCTTCGTCCAGGATGCCCAGGGCGCGGTGGTCCCGCTCGACATCGACAAGAGCACCCAGTTCACCGACCCGACGCTCAAGAAGGCCAAGGACCTCAAGGAGGGGCAGGAGATTCGCGCCAGCTTCGAGGTGAAGGAGACCAAGAACATGGCCAAGAGCATCTCCCTGTCCGGGACGGGCGGCACGGGCAAGGACGTCATGTCGCCGGACTCCTCCATCAACGAGGGCACCGGGGGCTCCGGGATGGAGCATGACAAGAACAACGGCGACATGGGTGGCTCCGACAGCGGCAACAAGAGCACCCAGCCCGACACGTACTGACGCGCTCCGTGACACATGACCACCCCTCTGAAGGAGGGATGGGAAGGGCCCCGACCCCACCAGGTCCGGGGCCCTTTCTCTTTCATGCCCACGAGCACCGCGCAGAGCCCGGCGTTCACTTCATTCAGTATTGACTGAACATCCTGAACGAACTAGATGCGGGGGCGCCACCCTGGCCCAGGCGGAAGTCCATCGCGCTCGGCCACGTCGGGTGGGACGGAGGCCGGGATGAAGGAACTGGGCGCCGCGGAGCAGCGGTTCATCGAGTCGATGGGGCTGTATTTCGAACGGCAGGGCAGCACCCGCATTGGCGGGCGCATCCATGGGCTTTTGATGTTGGCGGACGAGCCCCTGTCGCTTCAGCAAATCACCCGCGTCCTCAAGGTGAGCGCCGCGTCCGTCTCCACCAACATCCGAGCCATCATGAGCATCGGGTTGGTGGACCCCGTCAGCGTCCCCGGAAACCGTCAGCACTACTACGTCGTCAACAGCGACGGCTGGGAAGCCCGCCTGCGCACGGCGGAGGACAGCGTCAAGGCGTTCGTCCGCCTGTGCCAGGAAGCAATGGCCTCGCCGCAGCTCGCGAACCGGCAGCACCTGCGAGACGCGGCGGACTTCTGTGATTTCTATCTGAGTGAAATGGCCGGTATCGCCGAGCGGTGGCGCGCCTCACGCAGCGCCCGTTCCGCGGCCCGCGCCCCGAAGAGCAAGGCATCGAAAGGACGCACCGCATGAACGCCGCAGTCCCCCACTCTCCCATCGTCTCCATCAGCAATGTCACCAAGGACTACACCCTGGGCAAGGTGGTCGTCCCGGCGCTGCGCGGCGTGGAGCTCCAGGTGCACCCTGGTGAGTTCATCTCCATCGCCGGCCCGTCCGGCAGCGGCAAGACCACCCTGCTCAACCTCATCGGCTGCGTGGACACCGCGACCACGGGCGTGGTCAGCGTGGCCGGGCAGGACACCAAGAAGCTCACCGAACGGCAGCTGACGAACCTGCGCCTGCACACCATCGGCTTCATCTTCCAGAGCTTCAACCTGGTGTCGGTGCTCAGCGTCTTCCAGAACGTGGAGTTCCCCCTCTTGCTCCAGCGCAAACTGGACAAGAACCAGCGCCACGAGCGGGTGATGCAGCTGTTGGAGCAGGTGGGCCTGGCCAACCACGCCAAGCACCGGCCCAACGAGCTGTCCGGCGGTCAGCGCCAGCGCGTGGCCGTGGCGCGCGCGCTCGTCACCCGGCCCCAGCTGGTGCTCGCCGACGAGCCCACCGCCAACCTGGACTCCGTGACGGGCCAGCACATCATCGACCTGATGAAGGAGCTCAACCAGAAGGAGGGCACCACCTTCATCTTCTCCACCCACGACGCCAAGGTGATGAACCACGCGAACGCGGTGGTGCGCCTGGCGGACGGCAAGATTCTCGACCGGCTCACCCCGTCCGAGGCGAAGCGGGCCATGGCCGCGGGCGCGGAGGGTCACTGACATGGGTCAACTCCGGTTGCTGATGCAGGTGGCGTTCCGCAACCTGTTCACCAGCAAGATCAACATCCTCATCGGCGGCATCATCTTCTTCGGCACCCTGCTGGTGGTGGTGGGCGGCGCGCTGCTCGACAGCATCGACGGCGCGATGAGCCGCAGCATCATCGGCAGCGTGGCCGGCCACATCCAGGTCTACTCGGACGAGTCCAAGGACGAGCTGAGCCTGTACGGCG from Myxococcus stipitatus carries:
- a CDS encoding ATP-dependent helicase HrpB; this encodes MSKFDGVLADKAQGAGQVDATQGVNKAQATQKTDAVRQVETVNKTEKAALNKVNAAATQPVSAKAAEPVAAKTETGKTGKTSDMMSQVIGDLEKGQGNLEKIIAQASNGKQFSNAELLSLQASMYQYTQQLDLTSKVVEKATTGLKDVVKTQV
- a CDS encoding sigma-70 family RNA polymerase sigma factor codes for the protein MPLGEDRKAILTKYGPYVRSLAATVRKQFNAQLELDELVAYGQIGLLEAAERFDPKVGANFLTFAHYRIKGAIFDGLRKMGVLRGSDARNAFVGERAAAYLGNLSDRESGSSNRGSSFDDDVSDISDAVQGLAMVFASSLEGADSAGYTDESLPADVRLELEQLKTRVRAAIEKLPEKERKLLQGYYFQGRTLEDAGAEIGQSKSWASRLHARAIDRLKELLNEEEELPPTSTDARRLSHGGSDGGRLRGAGGSAKAAGSERPADEQAGRVEVRRSSR
- a CDS encoding tetratricopeptide repeat protein, yielding MAESVSEISNSLVPLGRQQAMVLLEAGYLWLDMGQFDKAKEIFSGAAALMPKSEVPQLGLGAVEFAQGRHDKALQAYRSAQRLAPQASLPRAHVGEALLFLGKVPEALKELKAAIDLEPEGDGARLAQALIQAKEAGVLPPAKK
- a CDS encoding transcriptional regulator — protein: MKELGAAEQRFIESMGLYFERQGSTRIGGRIHGLLMLADEPLSLQQITRVLKVSAASVSTNIRAIMSIGLVDPVSVPGNRQHYYVVNSDGWEARLRTAEDSVKAFVRLCQEAMASPQLANRQHLRDAADFCDFYLSEMAGIAERWRASRSARSAARAPKSKASKGRTA
- a CDS encoding ABC transporter ATP-binding protein; translation: MNAAVPHSPIVSISNVTKDYTLGKVVVPALRGVELQVHPGEFISIAGPSGSGKTTLLNLIGCVDTATTGVVSVAGQDTKKLTERQLTNLRLHTIGFIFQSFNLVSVLSVFQNVEFPLLLQRKLDKNQRHERVMQLLEQVGLANHAKHRPNELSGGQRQRVAVARALVTRPQLVLADEPTANLDSVTGQHIIDLMKELNQKEGTTFIFSTHDAKVMNHANAVVRLADGKILDRLTPSEAKRAMAAGAEGH